The genomic DNA AGGGCCCCCAGCCCGTCCAGCAGTTGGCGGCGCACTTCGACATGCGGCGGCCCAGCCTCTCGGAGCATCTGAAGGTGCTGCGGGAGGCCGGGCTGGTCAGCGAGGAGCGGGCCGGACGGCGGCGGATCTACCGGCTGGAGGCGGAGCCGCTGACGGAGGTACGGGACTGGCTGGGGCCGTACGAGCGGTTCTGGCGGGCGAAGCTGGCGGGCCTGGCGGAACTGCTGGACGACCTGCCGGAGGCGGAGGGCGGGGACCGTACGGAGCGTGCGGACGACTCCGGGGCCGGGACGTGAGCGTGCCCGGCTTCCCCGAGCCCGCGGACCCCACCGAGATCCGGCTCGACGCCTTCCTCCCCCACCCGCCCCGCAAGGTGTGGCGGGCCCTCACCGAGCCCGGGCTGCGCGCCCGCTGGCTCATGCCCGGCGACTTCCGCCTCGAAGTCGGCCACCGCACCACGATGCGGGCCCTCCCCCGCCCCGGCACCGGCTTCTCGGGCACGGTGGCGGAGGAGGTCCTCGCGTACGAACCGGAGCGGATGCTCCGCGTCCGCTGGACGGACGCGGAGCCGGGCGCCGGGGGCGGGGCCGAGGACGGGGCGGGGACCGGGAGCGGGACCGGGACCGGGACCGCCGACTGGACGATCACCTGGACCCTCGCCCCCGAGGGCCGCGGGACCCGCCTCTTCCTCGTCCACGC from Streptomyces sp. CMB-StM0423 includes the following:
- a CDS encoding SRPBCC family protein, producing MSVPGFPEPADPTEIRLDAFLPHPPRKVWRALTEPGLRARWLMPGDFRLEVGHRTTMRALPRPGTGFSGTVAEEVLAYEPERMLRVRWTDAEPGAGGGAEDGAGTGSGTGTGTADWTITWTLAPEGRGTRLFLVHAGFDPDDPLQRRAHRIMGGGWSSQVLPALAEVLREQ
- a CDS encoding ArsR/SmtB family transcription factor, with product MPATQETRGEDRVFGALSSPVRREVLRLLRDEGPQPVQQLAAHFDMRRPSLSEHLKVLREAGLVSEERAGRRRIYRLEAEPLTEVRDWLGPYERFWRAKLAGLAELLDDLPEAEGGDRTERADDSGAGT